The Mustela erminea isolate mMusErm1 chromosome 10, mMusErm1.Pri, whole genome shotgun sequence genomic sequence AGTGTTCTGGGTAGGGGTGGCAGACAGAGCCAGGATAAAAAAtacagagctgggatctgaaagGGGATCAGGGTGAAGTAGAAAATACAGGGTTACCAGATTATCCAAATAAAAAGTCCGTCAGGGTAGAAGAGAGGCTGTTTCCCCACATGGGCCCCTCTGCCCTTGTCAGGaatgggagggggcaggaagcttCTGCTAGAGATTTCCTTGTGCCCTTCGTGCCATTAGCATCTCCCGGATGTTGTCCTCAGCTTCCTTCACACTCCGCTCTAGGTAGGATTTCTTCTGctctaattctttaattttttcctctgctattttctgtttctctaataGTTGACTGTGAATTACCTCCTTGgactgaagaataaacattcttcctACACCTTCATACATGTTAGTCTCATCTACCAAAGTCATAATCTCTGTATCTGTAAGATGTGCATGCTTTTTCGTTCTGTTTAGCTGTTCAATCTGTATGTCTGCAAGCTTCACCTTCTGTTGAGTGTCAATTACTTTGGCTTGAAGTTCTGTGAAGGCCTTCTTTAACTCCAGATCCACGGGAGCTGCCATCTTGGTTccttcagggtcttttctggttccatgcaaattttatggttgtttgttctagctctacaCACCAAGCATTTGTCAATTTTGATTTGCCTCAAATATTCATCACTAACTAGAACATTATTCCATGAGGGGTTgcacaagtgttttttttttccagttccatTGTTACATCAACATTTTCTAGTTAAAATtcttttgtaaggaaaaaaaaaacctttcttggggcacctgggtggctcattaggttaaagcctctgccttcaactcgggtcatggtctcagggtcctgggaatcgagccccgcgtcgggctctctgctcggcggggagcctgcttcctcctctctccttgcctgcctctctgactatttgtgatctctgtctatcaaataaatacataaaatcttaaaaaaaaaaaggtaagtgaacgagtgaatgaatgtgtgaatgacaaaactgaaataaaatacagactttaaaaaaaaacaaacaaaaaacccaaaacctttcTTCATCAACCAAGGCTGTTTGGTTACATCCAGTTTGCCATATGGTTTGAATAGGAAAGGCAGGTTAAATGCTTAATTATTTCCCATTAATTGCCAAAACTCAGAGTTAAGAGTGGGTATAATTGTTATGTCCAAGGGTGATAAAGGCACTGTTACAAAATATTATGATATGTGTTGACTTCAATCAGGATATGTAATTTCCCTAagccttattttcctcatctgcataAAGGAATAATAATGGTTTTTAACTCACAATattctgtgaggattaaatgatgatgatgatgatgataataataagtATATTTATGCACCTGATaacaaatcttcaaaatatatatagcaaaacTGACAGAGTTTAAGAATGAAacagacagggcgcctgggtggctcagtgggttaggccgctgccttcggctcaggtcatgatctcagggtcctgggatcgagtcccgcatcgggctctctgctcagcagggagcctgtttcctcctctctctctctctctgcctgcctctctgcctacttgtgatctctctctgtcaaataaataaataaaatctttaaaaaaaaaaagaatgaaacagttcTACAAAGTAATAGCTGGAAAATACAATACTTCGCTTTCAATAATAGAACAATCAGATAGAAAATAAGcaaggaatagaatagaaatgttaaatagaaatgaaattctgatatatgCTTCAACAAAGATAAAACTTAGAAACATTACACTAAGTAAAAAGAACCAGATACAAAAGGATaaacattgtatgattccacttatataggGTACTTAAAATAGCCAGATTCATAGAGACATGAAGTAGAACAGTGGTTACCAAGAGCTGAGTGAGGGTAGCAGGATGGGGAGTCAGGGAGTTAGTATTTAATGGGTCCGGAGTTTCAGTATGgaatgatgaaaaaattctggagttgaatagtggtgatgtttgcacaatgATTTGAATGTACTTAAGGCCTCTAAACTTGCTGTCCACTTAATGAACTTAATGCCACTtatgttgtttaagattttattcatttatttaacagacagagatcaacagtaggcagacaagcaggcagaaagagagggggaagcaggcgccgtggagcagagagtccaatgtggggcttgatcccaggatactgggatcatgacctgagccaaaggcagaggtttcaacccactgagccacccaggcaccccagaacttaATGTCACTTAAGTGAATGAACTTAATACcacttaaaatagttaaaataacaaaatttttgtAAACtgcaacaaaaattaatttaaaaaatacactactAATACTAATATAGACTTATTATGTTCTAGGCACTGCCCTAAGCACTTTCATAATATAAACACACTTACTTAGTAAATAAACAATACACTTGGCATAAAGCTTGACACATAGAAAATGCTTAATAAGTTATAGCTAAGATTTTCAAAGCAGGGATTGCTATAATCAACaaatggtaattattattatcaataatgatgataataataattaccatttGTTGATTATAGCAATCCCTGCTTTGAAAATCTGGGACTGATGCCTGGGGAGTTTAATGGACTtgcccaacatcactcagcatGAAATTTATGGTTTAAGGTCTCCATTTGGCTGCTAGATTCCAAAACCCTCCAGTTTCCTACTTTTCTGTTCCCCAAGAATTTTCAGCCAGCAACAATAATgatggaaaagacagaaagaaaaaaaatccatcaatgcAAAAAAATTAGTGGTTAACAACCAAGATTTTACGtgctaggggtgtctgggtggctcagcgggttaaagcctctaccttcggctcaggtcatgatcccagggtcctgggatcgagccccttgtcggggtctctgcttagcggggagcctgcttcctcttctctctctctctgcctgcctctttgcctacttgtgatctctgtctgtcaaataaatagataaaatcttaaaaaaaaaaagattttacgtgctagagaaaattataaaatcagagGATTTGTACATGAAacgatgctcaatatcactatcatcagggaaatgcaaaagaaaactgcATTGGATGCCAGTATCCAACCACTAGAATGACTAAACCAAGAAAGAGTGATAATATCAAGTATTGGCAAGCTTGTGGAGTAATTAGAAttttcattgctggtgggaatgcaaaatagttcAATTATTTCTTAGATATAGTTTGGCAGTATCTAATAAAGTCCAACACACATGTCTCATATTTCCCTGAGTCCCACTCTAGGTGggtatttattaaagagagataaaaacatatgtccacataaagACTTCTActgaaatgtttatagcagctttattgatAACAGCCAAAAgttgaaaacaacccaaatgcccatcagctgttgaatggataaacagacaGTGGTATATCCAAATGATGTAATActaattcagcaataaaaatggatacaatattaatatacacaaaaatatggatggatctcaaaAATATGCTAAGAGATAAAGCACAAAAACTACAATTATACgaaattccagaaaaggcaaaattgaagtgacagaaagcagatcagtagtTGTTGGGGGTTGAAAGAGAAGGGAGCAACTGTAAAGAGGATTAGGGAATATTTTAAGGTGTTGGATTTTATAGAATTGAGtccccaaattaattaattttattgtatgtaaaatatacatccataaagttattaagaaattaaatgagttaactaAAACTCCAATAAATTGGAAATATTAGTATAAActcatgacttttaaaaaaattcaaatgtatttattCTGCCCAATGTAAAGACCTAGAACTAATGACAATCTAGAGCAAAGAGCACTCCTACCACGCCAAATTTGATCTCTAAATAGTATTCCCTCACCATGATACTGTGCAGAACCAGGGATCTTTAGAAAAATAGTCAATTCCAGGTCACAGGCTGGGAATGTAGAAGGTGAACCTGAGATAATTTCTTGTACTAGAAAGTAATTAAGCTATCAAAAAAAGTATCTgagtctgtcaaaaaaataaaaacttcccctcatgaaaaaagaaataagctgaGCATCAAATTAATATTGAATGTAATTGATTGAAGCACAGATATGACTCTTCCCTCATGGAACATATAATCTGGTAGGGAGATATACAATAACCATGCAAATAGGAATACTGGATTAGGCAGACTAGGCCCAACTATGCCTTGGTAATACTCCCATATCTGTTTaacatcataaagaaaataacaagatgCTATGAAATCAAAAGAAGCAGTCTTGGAAAAGAATCAGATAGAACttggagaaatgagaaatataatcattgaaattaaaatctCAGTGAGCAAACTAAATATCAGATAAGACACAgttgaagagagaattagtgaactGGTAGATCCAAGTAAATTACCCAGAATGTAAACATGgacatagaaatggaaaacaggttAAGAAACATGGAAGATAGAAGAGAAAGTTCAACATTCATCTAATCAAAGTCCCAAAATATGAtaatagaaaaaatgaagagagagacaatatgtaaaaacaattctgaataagaattttccagaatttaGGTGTAGGAGCCTAAATATctcaagaaagataaaaagaattggATGTATGCATCAACATTGAAGTAAAACTGAAGAATCTTAAAATCAAAGATAACATCtgaaaaataacagagaataaagagattAACCACAGAGGATAACAATTAGAATAACTTTACACTTAATCAACAGCAACAAAAGAGGATGGTGGACAGTGGAATTACAGTGTCAAAACACCTAGAGAAAATAGATACCTACTAAAATTTTATTCACAGATAAGGgcaagattggggcacctgggtggttaggcatccaactcttgattttggctcaagtcatgatctcagggttgaaaatgagtcccatgtcaggttctgtgctcagcacagagcctgcttgggtttttttttctccctctactcctctcccaccaagtgctctctttaaaaaaaaaagtaaacaaaaaaataaataaaacgttaaCATATACAGATGGGGGGTGATTGGAGACAAAGATGTAAGTCATTGTTTTATATAAAGGAAGGTAAAGAGACACTTTAACttaaaaaagatattctttaacTTTATACTTTATTATGTCAAATATCAGTATTAAAATTTTGAAGGTAATCAGAGGctgctgggaagatggtggaagTAGGAGGATCCTGGGCTCACCTCTTGAGCATGCATGGCTACCTAGAGAACACCCATATAAGCATAAATAACTCAGAAAGTGACccgaagactggcagaacagactctctgCAGCCCAATATAGACAAGAGGCCCCTCCTAATCACTCTTGGCAAGATCCCATCAAAGCAGTCCCACAAGCCTGGCAGCATGCACACAGCCCAGACAAGgaccagcaccactccaaagtgagTCCTGCtcaagggagaggggaaaataacCACATACCAGTCTGACAAGACCCTagcagtgggctgggggcaggcagtTGGTCTGACTACAGGCCTCACCCACCAACAAAAACTTTTCAGTGGACATCACAAGGAAATGGCCTGCAGTTTGGTGCTACTTCATCTCTGGGAAACACCTGGAAAATATTCTGGCAAACAACTCAAGCCCAAGATAGCTCTGGACCAGCCCGCTAACACCACAGGCACTAAACTCTGCTCATAACAGGCAGAGAGCCACTGCagactggactgaaggcaaacacaCTTCTGCCACAACAGTAGGATACCCCTGtagcaacacacataggagatacCCCTGAAGCACCATTTTCTGGTGAAAAGCAGACATTGCACAGTGGGGCTCTActggacctcttcttcataaagctaCTACTTTCAAGTGCAGGAgatatagctgactttcctaatatAGAGAAATAGACACAGCAATAGACAAAAGGGGGAGACAGAGGACTATGTCGCAAATGAAAGAGTGGAAAAAAATCATAGCAAGAGActaaagaaaatggagataagtaCTATGTCTGATAGCAAATTTAAAGTAATGCTCATGAAGATATTCACTAGAATTGAGAAAGACGTGCAAGACCTCCATAAGACTCTTCACCAAGAGATAGGagacctaaaaaaagaaaaaattagaggCATTGAactactaaatgaaaataaaaacagataacctagaacaaataacaaacaagagaaagtagaagaatggatcaacaacctggaggacagagtaatgggaAGTAATCGAGCTGAACTGATAAGAGGGAAAAACATACGCAAAATAAGAATAGATCCAGGCAACTCAGCCATACTGTCAAGTATAACAATCACATgacagggatcccagaaggagaagagtgagaaagggggcagaagatttatttgaagaaataatagctgaaaacttcctgaatctgggaaaagaaagagaaatccaggtccaggaggcccagagaacCCCCAATAAAACCAACCCAAAGAGGTCTGCACCAAGACACAAAGTAAATAAGATGGCCAAGAgaagtgataaagagagaattaaaagcagtaagagaaaggaaagcagttacatacaagggaaacacCATAAGGCCATCAGTAGGTTTTTCAGTAGAGACTTCGTAGGTCTGAAGGGagtggcatggtatattcaaagTCCTAAATGGAAAAaactacagccaagaatactctaatCCAGCAAAGgtttcattcagaataggagagatagagtttcccagaaaaacagaagttaaaagcaaaaccaaccaTGTCCCTGTCACACACAATGCCATCAGCCTGTGGGTCCCAAATTCACAGTCCAGCTGCCCTCCTGCCTGAGTCAGCATGCACAGCCtgccacctgctctgtgccaagtTAACAACTACAGACTGACAAGGACTCAAACTGACACTCTTCCCCTCAAATTCCAGCCCCTGCGCTCAAGTTCATACATAATAGTGGGCACAATTACAACAGCAGaatgaaacaacccaaataatGACACGAATTCTATGGAATACATAAGGGATAAAAAGAGTGTGCTAAGCTGAGAACATCTCCAACAAACACATCAAATAACAATATATACAGTATGATTCTGATTAGTGAAAGTAATAaacccaggaaaaataaaacaagacaaaatcaggcagggaaacaaatcataagagactcttaatcatagaaaacaaattgagggttactggaggggagggggtgagaggaTGTGGTAATGGTGATAGAcagtaaggagggcactggaggaaatgagcactggatattatataagactgatgaatcactgaactcttcttttttttaaattttaaatttttttttaataaacatataatatatttttatcccccagggtacaggtctgtgaatcgccaggtttacacacttcacagcactcaccacagcacataccctccctaatgtccataaccccaccccccttctccagcccccctccccccagcaaccctcagtttgttttgtgagattaagagtcacttatggtttgtctccctcccaatcccatcttgtttcattgattcttctcctacccacttaagcccccatgttgcatcaccacttcctcatatcaggaagatcatatgatagctgtctttctccgcttgacttatttcgctaagcatgatatgctctagttccatccacgttgtcgcaaatggcaagatttcatttcttttgatggctgcataatattgcattgtgtatatataccacatcttcttgatccattcatctgttgatggacatctaggttctttctatagttggctattgtggacattgctgctataaacattcgggtgcacatgccccttcagatcactacgtttgtatctttagggtaaatacccagtagtgcaatggctgggtcatagggcagttctattttcaacattttgaggaacctccatgctcttttccagagtggttgaaccagcttgcattcccaccaacagtacaggagggttcccctttctccgcatcctcgccagcatctgtcatttcctgacttgttcattttagccattctgactggtgtgaggtgatatctcattgtggttttgatttgtatttccctgatgccgagtgatatggagcactttttcatgtgtctgttggccatctggatgtcttctttgcagaaatgtctgttcctgtcttctgcccatttcttgattggattatttgttctttgagtgtggagtttgctaagttctttataaattttggacactagtcctttatctgatatgttgtttgcaaatatcttctccctttctgtcagttgtcttttgattttgttaactgtttcctttgctatgcaaaagcttttgatcttgataaaatcccaatagttcatttttgcccttgcttcccttgcctttggcgttgttcctaggaagatgttgctgcggctgaggtcgaagaggttgctgcctgtgttctccttaaggattttgatggattcctttctcacattgaggtccttcatccattttgagtctatttttgtgtgtggtgtaaggaaatggtccaatttcatttgtctgcatgtggctgtccaattttcccagcaccatttattgaagaggctgtcttttttccattggacattctttcctgctttgtcaaagattagttgaccatagagttgagggtctatttctgggctttctattctgttccattgatctatgtgtatgtttttgtgccagtaccatgctgtcttgatgatgacagctttgtaatagggcttgaagtccggaattgtgatgccaccaacgttggctttctttttcaaaatccctttggctattcgaggtcttttctggttccatataaattttagaattatttgttccatttctttgaaaaagatggatggtactttgataggaattgcattaaatgtgtagattgttttaggtagcatagacattttcacaatatttattcttccaatccaggagcatggaagatttttccatttctttgtgtcttcctcaatttctttcatgagtactttatagttttctgagtatagattctttgcctctttggttaggtttattcctaggtatcttatggttttgggtgcaattgtaaatgggattgactccttaatttctctttcttctgtcttgctgttggtatagagaaatgcaactgatttctatacattgattttatatcctgacactttactgaattcctatacaagttctagcagttttggagtggagtcttttgggttttccacatatagtatcatatcatctgtgaagagtgatagtttgacttcttctttgccaatctggatgcctttaatttccttttgttgtctgattgctgaggctaggacctctagtactatgttgaatagcagtggtgataatggacatccctgccgtgttcctgaccttagcggaaaagttttcaatttttctccattgagaatgatatttgcagtgggtttttcatagatggctttgatgatattgaggtatgtgccctctatccctacactttgaagagttttgatcaggaagggatgctgtactttgtcaaatgctttttcagcatctattgagagtatcatatggttcttgttctttcttttattgatgtgttgtatcacattgactgatttgcggatgttgaaccaaccttgcagccctggaataaatcccacttggtcgtggtgaataatccttttaatgtactgttgaatcctattggctagtattttgctgagtattttcgcatctgtgttcatcaaggatattggtctatagctctcttttttgatgggatccttgtctggttttgggatcaaggtgatgctggcctcataaaatgagtttggaagttttccttccatttctattttttggaacagtttcaggagaataggaattagttcttctttaaatgtttggtagaattcccccaggaagccttctggccctgggcttttgtttgtttggagatttttaatgactgtttcaatctccttactggttatgggtctgttcaggctttctatttcttcctggttcagttgttgtagtttatatgtttc encodes the following:
- the LOC116601102 gene encoding prefoldin subunit 1-like encodes the protein MAAPVDLELKKAFTELQAKVIDTQQKVKLADIQIEQLNRTKKHAHLTDTEIMTLVDETNMYEGVGRMFILQSKEVIHSQLLEKQKIAEEKIKELEQKKSYLERSVKEAEDNIREMLMARRAQGNL